A region from the Paenibacillus humicola genome encodes:
- a CDS encoding carbohydrate ABC transporter permease, with amino-acid sequence MEEAVRSGIRSDPSSVAVRTLGYGVIGLFAICCLLPFLLVLGTSFTTEGAVQKHGFNLWPRELSVFAYKIVFENPSQIIGAYVVTIGITLVGTAVGLFLVAMTGYSLQRPDFKYRNGISFFIYFTTLFSGGIVPFYLLVTQYLSLKDNYLAVLLPGLMSPFLIIMMKSFVRSIPHAITESAKIDGAGDFTIFLKLILPMTTPALATIGLFIALGYWNEWYNAMLFLSPDVKYRPLQLFLYNVITSADFIRNSSASSNVPLKDVPLETMKMATAVVATGPVILFYPFVQRYFIKGITVGAVKG; translated from the coding sequence ATGGAAGAAGCGGTACGAAGCGGCATCCGGTCCGATCCGAGCTCGGTCGCCGTGCGCACGCTCGGTTATGGGGTAATCGGACTGTTCGCGATCTGCTGTCTGCTCCCTTTTCTGCTCGTGCTCGGCACGTCGTTCACCACCGAAGGAGCCGTCCAGAAGCACGGCTTCAACTTATGGCCTCGGGAGCTGAGTGTGTTCGCGTACAAAATCGTGTTCGAAAATCCGTCGCAAATCATCGGCGCTTATGTCGTTACGATCGGCATCACGCTGGTCGGCACGGCGGTCGGGCTTTTCCTCGTGGCAATGACCGGGTACTCGCTGCAGCGGCCGGACTTCAAATACCGGAACGGCATTTCGTTCTTCATCTATTTCACGACGCTGTTCTCGGGGGGCATCGTCCCGTTCTACCTGCTCGTGACGCAGTATCTCAGCCTGAAGGACAATTATCTCGCCGTGCTGCTGCCGGGGCTGATGAGCCCGTTTCTCATCATTATGATGAAAAGCTTCGTCAGGTCGATCCCGCATGCGATCACCGAATCGGCGAAAATTGACGGAGCCGGCGACTTCACGATCTTCCTGAAGCTCATTCTGCCGATGACGACGCCGGCGCTGGCGACGATCGGACTGTTCATCGCGCTCGGCTATTGGAACGAGTGGTACAACGCGATGCTGTTCCTGTCTCCCGATGTGAAATACCGCCCGCTGCAGCTGTTTCTGTACAACGTCATCACGAGCGCCGATTTCATCCGCAATTCCTCGGCCTCTTCCAATGTGCCGCTGAAGGATGTACCGCTCGAGACGATGAAGATGGCGACGGCGGTCGTTGCAACGGGCCCGGTCATCCTGTTCTATCCGTTCGTTCAGCGGTATTTCATTAAAGGGATCACGGTCGGCGCCGTAAAAGGGTGA
- a CDS encoding LacI family DNA-binding transcriptional regulator, producing MKPVTVYDIAREANVSVATVSRVLNNTAPVKASTREKINALIDKYQFSPNALARSLIKKETGMIGIILPDITNPFFPEVLAGLEQQARSNGYTFFLCDTGSNNRDIQEQYQRESQYLGILTEKQVDGIIMIGGRINLARCSKEMVREVAEVNKRLPVVLINGNLPGASLHRVAVDEKAGGDMAAQYLIDLGHREIAFIGGYKQMSNTIYRVQGFISAMERNGLAVDKRRIVYGGLSVDSGKRLMSELLGAGTPPTAVFCANDLTAIGAIKAAVSAGLRVPEDVSVVGFDDIPFAAHSIPELTTISLKCKEAGRTAADVLHKLITNKKVSKLTSLQPELIVRESAMPPSR from the coding sequence ATGAAACCGGTTACTGTTTATGACATCGCAAGGGAAGCGAACGTATCGGTCGCAACCGTGTCGCGGGTGCTGAACAACACGGCCCCGGTTAAAGCATCGACGCGCGAGAAAATCAATGCCCTCATCGACAAGTATCAATTTTCGCCCAATGCGCTTGCACGGAGCCTGATCAAGAAGGAAACGGGCATGATCGGCATCATTTTGCCCGACATTACAAACCCGTTCTTCCCGGAAGTGCTGGCCGGGCTCGAGCAGCAGGCGCGCAGCAACGGCTATACGTTTTTTCTGTGCGACACCGGCTCCAACAACCGTGATATTCAGGAGCAGTACCAGCGGGAGTCGCAGTATCTCGGCATTTTGACGGAAAAGCAGGTTGACGGCATCATCATGATCGGCGGGCGGATCAATCTGGCCCGGTGCAGCAAGGAGATGGTCCGGGAAGTGGCCGAGGTGAACAAACGGCTGCCGGTCGTGCTCATCAACGGCAATCTGCCCGGCGCTTCGCTGCATCGCGTCGCGGTCGACGAGAAAGCCGGCGGAGATATGGCGGCGCAGTATCTGATCGACCTCGGCCACCGGGAAATCGCCTTTATCGGCGGATATAAGCAAATGTCGAACACGATCTACCGGGTGCAGGGCTTCATTTCGGCGATGGAGCGCAACGGGCTTGCCGTGGACAAGCGCCGGATCGTATACGGCGGCCTGTCGGTCGATTCGGGCAAACGGCTCATGAGCGAGCTGCTCGGCGCGGGAACGCCGCCGACGGCCGTGTTCTGCGCCAACGACCTGACGGCCATCGGCGCCATTAAAGCGGCGGTGTCGGCGGGGCTGCGCGTGCCGGAGGATGTGTCCGTCGTCGGCTTCGACGATATTCCGTTCGCCGCGCACAGCATTCCGGAGCTGACGACGATTTCGCTTAAATGCAAAGAGGCCGGGCGGACGGCGGCCGACGTGCTGCACAAATTGATCACGAACAAAAAAGTGAGCAAGCTCACTTCGCTGCAGCCGGAGCTGATCGTCCGCGAGAGCGCGATGCCGCCGTCCAGGTAA
- a CDS encoding winged helix-turn-helix transcriptional regulator, whose product MSANNYVPKEPVVIECNIEKTLDVIGGKWAFLVLRELFCGKKRFGELQRLIPAVSPRALTSTLRHMEEKGVIERRVYPTVPVTVEYTLTPKGEDLHSIIHQMKVWAAKWT is encoded by the coding sequence ATGAGCGCTAATAACTACGTTCCGAAAGAACCTGTCGTCATTGAATGCAACATTGAGAAGACGCTCGATGTTATCGGCGGAAAATGGGCCTTCCTCGTGCTTCGCGAATTGTTTTGCGGAAAAAAAAGGTTCGGCGAGCTGCAGCGACTCATACCGGCTGTCAGCCCGCGAGCGCTCACCAGCACCCTCCGGCACATGGAGGAGAAGGGCGTCATCGAGCGCCGGGTGTATCCGACCGTTCCCGTTACCGTCGAATATACGCTTACGCCCAAAGGCGAGGATCTGCATTCGATCATTCACCAGATGAAAGTATGGGCCGCCAAGTGGACTTGA
- a CDS encoding ABC transporter permease: MKTAADTAVLPKVRERQTASRFKHLRSSRTLILMCVPAVVFFLIFAYLPMPGLYLAFIKYNYTDGIFKSPFVAFDNFRFLVMTGDLWRLTFNTIAYNLAFIVLGNILQIFVAIMLNEVRKKWFKKVSQTIMFLPHFISYVIVGLIAYNVLSYDYGLLNHILAAFGAEPVKTYSNPHIWPLIIIITFLWQSTGYGSIVYFAAIMGLDSEIVEASEIDGANAFQRIRYIVLPWLKPTFIILLLFSLGGVLRGNFGLFYNLVGANNTSLYATTDIIETYVFRSLMNNFNFSMGSAVSLYQSVFGFIVVVTANWLVKKASPENSLF, from the coding sequence ATGAAAACAGCAGCGGATACCGCCGTCCTGCCGAAGGTGCGGGAGCGGCAGACGGCTTCGCGGTTCAAGCATTTGCGCAGCAGCCGCACGCTGATTCTGATGTGCGTGCCGGCCGTCGTCTTTTTCCTGATTTTCGCCTATTTGCCGATGCCCGGGCTGTACCTCGCGTTCATCAAGTACAACTATACGGACGGGATTTTCAAAAGCCCGTTCGTCGCGTTCGACAACTTTCGTTTTCTCGTCATGACCGGCGACCTGTGGCGGCTTACGTTCAACACGATCGCGTACAACCTCGCCTTCATCGTGCTCGGGAATATCCTGCAAATATTCGTTGCGATCATGCTGAACGAGGTGCGGAAAAAATGGTTTAAAAAGGTATCGCAGACAATCATGTTCCTGCCGCATTTCATTTCGTATGTCATCGTCGGGCTGATCGCCTACAACGTGCTCAGCTACGATTACGGCCTGCTGAACCATATTCTGGCCGCGTTCGGCGCGGAACCGGTCAAAACCTATTCCAATCCGCATATTTGGCCGCTGATCATCATCATCACGTTCCTGTGGCAGTCGACGGGCTATGGATCGATCGTCTATTTCGCGGCTATCATGGGACTCGATTCGGAAATCGTGGAGGCGTCGGAAATCGACGGCGCCAACGCCTTCCAGCGCATTCGCTACATCGTGCTGCCGTGGCTCAAGCCGACCTTCATCATTTTGCTGCTGTTCTCGCTTGGCGGCGTTCTTCGCGGCAACTTCGGGCTGTTCTACAACCTCGTCGGAGCGAACAACACCTCGCTGTACGCGACGACGGACATTATCGAGACGTACGTGTTCCGCTCGCTGATGAACAATTTCAACTTCTCGATGGGCAGCGCCGTCAGCCTGTACCAGTCGGTATTCGGCTTCATCGTCGTCGTTACGGCAAACTGGCTCGTCAAGAAGGCTTCGCCGGAAAATTCGTTATTTTAG
- the infC gene encoding translation initiation factor IF-3, which translates to MMLVNEKIKASEVDLTGLDGTKLGIVPIAEALRLAKSQNADLICTSLMSSPPPCRLAARGSAGREAQRERKEARNDGRPDKVKEIRLTARIEDHDYETKRRQAEKLLASGSAVLLAVKVQGKDGRQAKELLEKLVKDLSAAGTKETGIQLSGKQAAVRLNPGR; encoded by the coding sequence ATGATGCTCGTAAACGAAAAAATTAAAGCTTCCGAGGTCGATTTGACAGGGCTGGACGGCACGAAGCTCGGAATCGTCCCCATAGCGGAAGCGCTCCGGCTGGCGAAAAGCCAGAACGCCGACCTCATCTGCACGTCGCTGATGAGCAGCCCGCCGCCCTGCAGACTGGCGGCGAGAGGATCGGCGGGGCGCGAAGCGCAGCGGGAAAGGAAGGAGGCGCGAAACGACGGGCGTCCGGACAAGGTGAAGGAGATCCGGCTGACGGCCCGGATCGAGGATCACGATTACGAGACGAAGCGCCGGCAGGCCGAAAAGCTGCTCGCCTCCGGAAGCGCCGTGCTGCTCGCGGTGAAGGTACAGGGCAAGGATGGCCGGCAGGCGAAGGAGCTGCTGGAGAAGCTCGTCAAGGATCTTTCGGCAGCCGGAACGAAGGAGACCGGTATTCAGCTGAGCGGCAAGCAGGCGGCGGTCCGCCTGAACCCGGGCCGATAA
- a CDS encoding aldo/keto reductase family protein, translating to MKYRKLGGSGLKVSEISLGSWLTYGGYVERENAVKSIHTAYELGINFFDTANVYERGAAETLLGETIKAFPRESYVLATKAFWPMGDGPNDRGLSRKHVMEQAHASLKRLNVDYVDIFYCHRHDPETPLYETLRAIDDLIRQGKVLYVGVSEWTASQMAEALATADKYLLDRVVVSQPIYNMFERYIEKEVIPLGERSGIGQVVFSPLAQGLLTGKYKTVNDLPENSRAAKLEWVRKGITEEKLAKVTKLTAVAEELNISVGQLALAWILRQPNVASALVGASRPEQVVENAKASGIELSAEVIDRIEEILK from the coding sequence ATGAAATACCGTAAACTTGGCGGAAGCGGACTAAAAGTGAGCGAAATCAGCCTCGGCAGCTGGCTGACTTATGGCGGATATGTGGAACGGGAAAATGCGGTGAAATCGATTCATACCGCTTACGAGCTGGGCATCAACTTCTTCGATACGGCAAACGTGTACGAGCGCGGCGCGGCCGAAACGCTGCTCGGCGAGACGATCAAGGCGTTCCCGCGCGAATCGTACGTGCTGGCGACGAAAGCGTTCTGGCCGATGGGCGACGGCCCGAACGACCGCGGGCTGTCCCGCAAGCACGTCATGGAGCAGGCTCATGCAAGCCTGAAGCGGCTTAATGTGGACTATGTGGACATTTTCTATTGCCACCGTCACGATCCGGAAACGCCGCTTTACGAAACGCTGCGCGCGATTGACGATCTGATCCGCCAGGGCAAGGTGCTGTACGTCGGCGTCAGCGAATGGACCGCGTCGCAAATGGCGGAAGCGCTCGCCACGGCGGACAAATATTTGCTCGACCGCGTGGTCGTCAGCCAGCCGATTTACAATATGTTCGAGCGTTATATCGAGAAGGAAGTCATCCCGCTCGGCGAGCGGAGCGGCATCGGACAAGTCGTCTTTTCCCCGCTGGCGCAGGGCCTCTTGACGGGCAAATACAAGACGGTGAACGATTTGCCGGAAAACAGCCGCGCCGCGAAGCTGGAATGGGTGCGCAAAGGCATTACGGAGGAGAAGCTTGCGAAGGTAACCAAGCTGACGGCGGTTGCCGAAGAGCTGAATATTTCGGTTGGTCAGCTGGCCCTGGCCTGGATTTTGCGTCAGCCGAACGTGGCGAGCGCGCTCGTCGGCGCAAGCCGTCCGGAGCAGGTGGTCGAGAATGCAAAAGCATCCGGCATCGAGCTGTCGGCCGAAGTCATCGACCGGATCGAGGAAATTTTAAAATAA
- a CDS encoding beta-galactosidase: protein MSMHLKAASASQVELTPDALRIDGRSEIVLCASLFYFRIPRALWRERMEQTKAFGYNAIDVYFPWNFHELREGEWSFEGERDADAFLRLAAEAGLWVVARPGPYICSEWDGGALPAYLLAKERMKLRDNDPAFLQAVSRWYDRILPVLKRHELGGADGGTVIALQLENELDFYGCADPLGYISALRDMALASGITVPLIACAGQGGLYEASGFADGVAPACNFYPNDRDPEFERKVAAYGSRLEARGLPLLVTETNRSHFLLRRLLSCGTKLIGPYLQVSGTDFGFTNATNNWGKPLAFMTSDYDFRGMISPEGHIRDEAYEGRLLRRVIETYGSALAEAKPARRRDDGTGGSPPANAAVRQTLELAGGGRLLFVSNVGEREETLAVSFRGRAEPAAVSIAPMRCAILPEEVPLRLWGLEGTLQYASAELACVAMAASRTVMVFHAERGGEIALRFGTPPHVLDADGMEVRIEGSGAALTFAGGRRSGCTLELAGGGRLTLLVTTRAEMLLFRGIDETGSILLEQKIEADVAPRTEEGTVWSIGRIDPLRPIGSGAGVPLPAADYLERQGVYRGFAWYEAAWRLPPGSALQGVLLQNAGDVLSVYEGGRFLGTIVPGGGSRFVPAGSGDGAGRDAPAASAGAGTAAPKETAAPGAADLSAGGPEGSRFAEPPRGGSLIVRTEIWGHSNFDDVRLPGLRLHALKGLTGAAAVTNVRNLSSNWRMRRAGAGSHELDPQLAAPGLDDGEWPVVGFGGWMSANYPDPALECYRRSFETSAEADSWTLHFKGIQAQARVYVDGCDAGPVHPNDPHVDITRFVEAGRTVQVAVFLERAAGRQAGAVLLYEGVRADEWRLSAAEEPELLTAAEAARARAERTELPVTLAPGTAAWLYGQLQPPPEGGGWRMRAAGSGMKLTVFFAGRLVSRLWLPGGEERPVVTGGSSDSFWLPGPWFGEGGAGGREGTLAILLEAVVPDAPAVLNGFTYHPAGGPASGAGNEEASG, encoded by the coding sequence ATGAGCATGCATCTGAAGGCGGCATCGGCTTCGCAGGTCGAGCTTACGCCGGATGCGCTTCGTATTGACGGCAGGTCGGAGATCGTCTTGTGCGCTTCGCTGTTTTATTTTCGGATACCGCGCGCCTTATGGCGGGAGCGGATGGAGCAGACGAAGGCGTTCGGGTATAACGCGATCGACGTCTATTTTCCGTGGAATTTTCACGAGCTTCGCGAAGGGGAGTGGTCGTTTGAAGGAGAGCGCGACGCCGACGCTTTCCTGCGTCTGGCGGCGGAAGCCGGCTTGTGGGTCGTAGCCCGGCCGGGCCCGTACATCTGCTCCGAATGGGACGGCGGCGCGCTCCCGGCATATCTGCTTGCCAAGGAACGCATGAAGCTGCGTGACAACGACCCGGCTTTTCTGCAGGCGGTGTCGCGGTGGTACGACCGCATTCTGCCGGTGCTCAAGCGGCACGAGCTGGGCGGCGCGGACGGAGGGACGGTCATCGCGCTGCAGCTTGAGAACGAGCTCGATTTCTACGGCTGCGCGGACCCGCTCGGATACATATCGGCGCTTCGCGATATGGCGCTTGCGTCCGGAATTACGGTGCCGCTTATCGCCTGCGCGGGACAAGGCGGATTATACGAGGCGTCCGGCTTCGCGGACGGCGTCGCGCCGGCTTGCAACTTCTATCCGAACGACCGCGATCCCGAATTCGAACGGAAGGTCGCGGCTTACGGATCGAGGCTGGAGGCCCGGGGGCTGCCGCTGCTCGTGACGGAAACGAACCGCTCGCATTTTCTGCTGCGGAGGCTGCTGTCGTGCGGAACGAAGCTGATCGGTCCGTATTTGCAGGTGTCCGGCACCGATTTCGGCTTTACCAATGCGACGAACAACTGGGGCAAGCCGCTCGCCTTCATGACGTCGGATTACGATTTTCGCGGCATGATTTCACCGGAGGGCCATATCCGGGACGAGGCGTACGAAGGCCGGCTGCTCCGCAGGGTAATCGAGACGTACGGCAGCGCGCTCGCTGAGGCGAAGCCGGCGCGGCGCCGGGATGACGGAACGGGCGGCTCGCCTCCGGCGAATGCGGCCGTCCGGCAAACGCTGGAGCTTGCCGGCGGCGGCCGGCTGCTGTTCGTCTCGAACGTCGGCGAGCGGGAGGAGACGCTTGCCGTCTCCTTTCGCGGGCGTGCGGAACCGGCAGCGGTATCCATCGCTCCGATGCGGTGCGCGATCCTGCCCGAGGAGGTGCCGCTCCGGCTTTGGGGGCTGGAGGGGACGCTGCAGTACGCATCGGCCGAGCTGGCCTGCGTAGCGATGGCAGCCTCCCGCACCGTCATGGTGTTTCACGCCGAACGCGGCGGCGAAATCGCGCTTCGGTTCGGCACTCCGCCGCACGTTTTGGATGCGGATGGCATGGAGGTGCGAATCGAAGGAAGCGGGGCCGCGCTTACGTTCGCGGGCGGCCGGCGATCCGGCTGCACCTTGGAGCTCGCGGGCGGCGGGCGGCTGACCCTTCTGGTCACGACGAGAGCGGAAATGCTGCTTTTTCGCGGTATTGATGAAACCGGTTCCATTTTGCTGGAGCAAAAAATCGAAGCGGACGTCGCCCCGCGGACGGAGGAAGGAACGGTCTGGTCGATCGGCCGGATCGATCCGCTTCGGCCGATTGGGAGCGGAGCGGGTGTGCCGCTTCCCGCGGCCGATTATTTGGAGCGGCAGGGCGTATACCGCGGCTTCGCCTGGTACGAAGCGGCATGGCGGCTGCCGCCGGGTAGCGCGCTGCAGGGCGTGCTGCTGCAGAACGCCGGCGACGTGCTGTCGGTTTACGAAGGCGGCCGGTTCTTGGGCACGATCGTACCGGGCGGCGGCAGCCGGTTTGTTCCGGCCGGCTCCGGCGATGGAGCCGGCCGGGATGCGCCCGCCGCCTCGGCCGGCGCCGGCACAGCCGCGCCGAAGGAGACCGCAGCGCCGGGAGCGGCGGACCTGTCCGCAGGCGGCCCGGAAGGGTCGCGGTTCGCGGAACCGCCTCGCGGCGGCAGCCTGATCGTCCGGACGGAAATTTGGGGGCATTCCAATTTCGACGACGTCCGGCTGCCGGGGCTGCGGCTCCACGCCCTTAAAGGCCTGACCGGCGCAGCGGCCGTGACGAACGTGCGGAACCTCAGCTCGAACTGGCGGATGCGCCGCGCCGGGGCCGGGTCGCACGAGCTTGATCCCCAGCTTGCGGCGCCCGGTCTTGACGACGGCGAATGGCCGGTCGTCGGCTTCGGCGGCTGGATGTCCGCCAACTACCCCGACCCGGCGTTGGAGTGTTACCGCCGGTCGTTCGAAACCTCGGCCGAAGCCGATTCGTGGACGCTGCATTTCAAGGGCATCCAGGCGCAGGCCCGCGTTTATGTCGACGGCTGCGATGCCGGACCCGTTCACCCGAACGACCCGCACGTCGACATCACCCGCTTCGTCGAAGCGGGGAGGACAGTGCAGGTCGCAGTGTTTCTCGAGCGGGCGGCTGGCCGGCAGGCCGGCGCCGTGCTCCTCTATGAAGGCGTGCGGGCGGACGAATGGCGGTTGTCGGCCGCTGAAGAGCCGGAGCTGCTCACCGCCGCCGAAGCCGCCCGCGCTCGCGCGGAGCGGACGGAGCTTCCCGTCACGCTCGCACCCGGCACGGCGGCCTGGCTTTACGGGCAGCTGCAGCCGCCGCCCGAAGGGGGCGGCTGGCGCATGCGCGCGGCCGGCTCCGGCATGAAGCTGACCGTCTTCTTCGCGGGCCGTCTCGTTTCCCGGCTGTGGCTGCCGGGCGGCGAAGAGCGGCCGGTCGTAACCGGAGGCAGTTCCGATTCGTTCTGGCTGCCGGGACCGTGGTTCGGCGAAGGCGGTGCGGGAGGCAGGGAAGGAACGCTCGCGATCCTGCTCGAGGCGGTCGTCCCGGACGCGCCCGCCGTGCTGAACGGTTTCACCTATCATCCCGCCGGCGGACCGGCTTCCGGCGCCGGCAACGAGGAGGCAAGCGGATGA
- a CDS encoding SulP family inorganic anion transporter: MLYQKLKNAWLFNVRRDVLSGMTVAFALIPEAIAFSILAGVDPMVGLYASFCIAVTISLVGGRMGMISAATGAMSSLMGPIIAKHGIEYLFAVSILTGAVQYVLGLLKFGRFITFIPHSVITGFVNALAIIIFMAQLPNFHGANWQMYLMVAGTLAIIYLFPILTKAVPSALVAIIIMTIVSVTLHLDLRTVGDMGEITQTPPFFHLPQIEWSFGTLISLLPYSLALAVVGLTESLMTATLVDELTETKSDKNREVKGQGLANIVSGFFGGMAGCAMIGQTMINVKSGGRSRLSTFVAGVFLLFLILVLGDVVRQIPMAALVGVMFMVSIGTFDWSSLRTLAKIPRSDAVIMVITVAIVVATSDLAIGVITGVVLSALNFGWRSAQIKAHAEDGPHGGKTYRISGQLFFGTMSHFVNLFDYRNDPQHVTIDFSASHVWDHSAVTAIAKAIGKYEQYGKKAVIAGLNEESRRLIEQVGLAAPSGH, encoded by the coding sequence TTGCTTTACCAAAAACTGAAAAATGCCTGGCTGTTCAACGTCCGCCGGGACGTGCTGTCCGGAATGACGGTCGCCTTCGCGCTTATTCCCGAAGCGATCGCCTTCTCGATTCTGGCCGGCGTCGACCCGATGGTGGGCTTGTACGCCTCCTTCTGCATCGCGGTGACGATCTCCCTGGTCGGCGGGCGGATGGGCATGATTTCCGCCGCGACAGGCGCGATGTCGTCCTTGATGGGGCCGATTATCGCCAAACACGGCATCGAATATCTGTTTGCCGTCTCGATTTTAACCGGCGCCGTGCAGTACGTGCTGGGGCTGCTCAAATTCGGCAGGTTTATTACCTTCATCCCGCATTCCGTCATAACGGGCTTCGTCAATGCGCTGGCCATCATCATCTTTATGGCGCAACTTCCGAATTTCCATGGCGCGAACTGGCAGATGTATCTCATGGTCGCGGGGACGCTCGCCATCATTTATTTGTTCCCGATCCTGACCAAAGCCGTACCGTCCGCGCTGGTCGCCATCATTATCATGACCATCGTATCGGTGACGCTGCATCTCGATCTTCGGACCGTCGGCGATATGGGCGAAATTACGCAGACGCCGCCCTTTTTCCATCTTCCTCAAATCGAGTGGTCGTTCGGGACGCTGATCAGCCTGCTTCCCTATTCGCTCGCGCTCGCCGTCGTCGGGCTGACCGAATCGCTCATGACCGCGACGCTCGTCGACGAGCTGACCGAAACGAAGAGCGACAAGAACCGGGAAGTAAAAGGACAAGGGCTGGCCAACATCGTCTCCGGCTTCTTCGGCGGCATGGCGGGCTGCGCGATGATCGGCCAGACGATGATCAACGTCAAATCGGGCGGACGGTCGCGTCTGTCGACCTTCGTGGCGGGCGTTTTCCTGCTGTTCCTCATCCTCGTGCTCGGCGACGTCGTGAGGCAAATTCCGATGGCGGCGCTCGTAGGCGTCATGTTTATGGTTTCCATCGGCACGTTCGATTGGAGCTCGCTGCGGACGCTGGCCAAAATCCCGCGCAGTGACGCGGTCATCATGGTCATTACCGTCGCCATTGTCGTCGCCACCTCGGATTTGGCCATCGGCGTCATTACCGGCGTCGTCTTAAGCGCCTTAAATTTCGGCTGGCGGTCGGCGCAGATCAAGGCGCATGCCGAAGACGGACCGCACGGCGGGAAAACGTACCGCATCTCCGGCCAGCTTTTCTTCGGCACGATGTCGCATTTCGTCAACCTGTTCGACTACCGGAACGATCCGCAGCATGTCACGATCGATTTCAGTGCTTCCCACGTCTGGGACCATTCGGCCGTAACGGCGATTGCAAAGGCGATCGGCAAATACGAGCAGTACGGCAAAAAAGCCGTCATTGCCGGCCTGAACGAGGAAAGCAGGCGTCTGATCGAGCAGGTCGGACTTGCGGCGCCCTCGGGGCATTAA
- a CDS encoding ABC transporter substrate-binding protein, with translation MRTIKKLAMALLALTLVIGLAACGGSSGSSGETGSSGGTGSAGSGSNSGGDGKIDTSKFETITYVVLGDKPTNGQLEKVMAKVNAIMKQKINAELQFKWVEWADWQTKYNLLLASGEPLDLITIGTDWLDTWGNAQRGAFLPLNDLLPKYAPQTYAEIPKEDWEQSKYKDDIVLIPEDHYTQWVNHGFFYRGDWAKEFGITQPITDFETLGKYFQGIKDHKKDVVPWDVNGTNGALYNGFATAYTDNIELPISTGYANVFYAKSYDERYTVDSPIFNDDFIKFAQMMKDWGDKGYWREDVLNYKGDTSAELQAGQSGADQHHTQTFKGLRVTMDQKQPGSDLQMFAFSDQRGNLVSMPITHGGTSIGAHSKHPERALMAYELIRQNEEVYRLINYGIEGVQYVLKDGKRAQPPGYDDTRDSFYSDFWGGRVDKFEIPAVTDWDGINDIYKKYDKIKKPYPYGKFVFDKSKVDAEMTAITQVVGEMMPAILFGKAGDPAQAVNDLRNKLKAAGYDKVKDEIQRQLDEFKKQDQANGA, from the coding sequence ATGAGGACGATTAAAAAGCTCGCGATGGCGCTGCTGGCTTTAACGCTCGTCATCGGCCTTGCGGCATGCGGCGGCAGCAGCGGCAGCTCGGGCGAGACCGGCAGCAGCGGGGGAACGGGCTCGGCGGGCAGTGGATCGAACAGCGGGGGAGACGGCAAAATCGACACGTCCAAGTTCGAGACGATCACGTACGTCGTGCTCGGCGACAAGCCGACGAACGGCCAGCTGGAGAAGGTGATGGCCAAGGTGAACGCAATTATGAAGCAAAAAATCAACGCCGAGCTGCAGTTCAAATGGGTCGAATGGGCGGACTGGCAGACCAAATACAACCTGCTGCTCGCGTCCGGCGAGCCGCTGGACCTGATCACGATCGGCACCGACTGGCTCGATACGTGGGGCAACGCGCAGCGCGGGGCGTTCCTGCCGCTGAACGATCTGCTGCCGAAATACGCGCCGCAGACGTATGCGGAAATTCCGAAGGAAGACTGGGAGCAAAGCAAATACAAGGACGACATCGTGCTCATTCCGGAGGACCATTATACGCAGTGGGTCAACCACGGCTTCTTCTACCGCGGCGACTGGGCGAAGGAGTTCGGCATCACCCAGCCGATTACGGACTTCGAGACGCTGGGCAAATATTTTCAGGGCATCAAGGATCACAAGAAGGACGTCGTCCCGTGGGATGTGAACGGAACAAACGGCGCCCTCTACAACGGCTTCGCGACCGCTTATACGGACAACATCGAGCTGCCGATTTCGACGGGCTACGCGAACGTCTTTTACGCCAAATCGTACGATGAGCGTTATACGGTCGACAGCCCGATCTTCAACGACGATTTCATCAAATTCGCGCAGATGATGAAGGATTGGGGCGACAAAGGCTACTGGCGCGAGGACGTGCTGAATTACAAAGGCGACACGAGCGCCGAGCTGCAGGCGGGGCAATCCGGGGCGGACCAGCATCATACGCAGACGTTCAAAGGCCTGCGCGTGACGATGGACCAAAAGCAGCCGGGCTCCGATCTGCAAATGTTCGCGTTCTCCGATCAGCGCGGCAACCTGGTCTCGATGCCGATCACGCACGGCGGCACGTCGATCGGCGCGCACAGCAAGCATCCGGAGCGCGCGCTGATGGCCTACGAGCTGATCCGCCAGAACGAAGAGGTTTACCGTCTCATCAACTACGGAATCGAAGGCGTGCAGTACGTCCTCAAAGACGGCAAACGCGCCCAGCCGCCCGGCTACGACGACACGCGCGACAGCTTCTACAGCGACTTCTGGGGCGGCCGGGTCGACAAGTTCGAAATTCCGGCTGTGACGGACTGGGACGGCATCAACGACATTTACAAGAAATACGACAAAATCAAGAAGCCTTATCCATACGGTAAGTTTGTCTTCGACAAGTCGAAGGTCGACGCCGAAATGACGGCGATTACGCAGGTTGTCGGCGAAATGATGCCGGCCATTCTGTTCGGCAAAGCCGGCGATCCGGCGCAGGCGGTGAACGATCTGCGCAACAAGCTGAAGGCGGCCGGCTACGACAAGGTGAAGGACGAAATTCAGCGCCAGCTGGACGAATTCAAGAAGCAGGACCAGGCAAACGGCGCTTAA